In one window of Rhizobium oryzihabitans DNA:
- a CDS encoding LysR family transcriptional regulator, giving the protein MNRVQLSQLAVLAAVAEGRSFRKAAAELAIAPSAVSHAVSSLEASLGLRLLHRTTRSVSPTEEGRRLLETLGPALADIDTVIETLAEHGGRPAGPLRITLPRLAAEDLIVPRLGEFLRLYPDISLEISTDDRFEDIVAKGFDAGLRLGEHLDADMIAVKASGAWRGAIVGAPSYFAENPPPEDPRDLIRHRCIRRRFASGLIYRWELEKNGKPLVVDVQGPLILSDQSLIRRAAIDGAGLAFVFEQRVEDDIREGRLVRVLEDWCAPFDGFYIYYPSRRQMRPALRAFVDFFRFRG; this is encoded by the coding sequence ATGAACCGTGTGCAACTCTCCCAGCTGGCCGTTCTCGCCGCCGTTGCCGAAGGCCGCAGCTTCCGCAAGGCTGCGGCGGAACTGGCCATCGCACCCTCCGCCGTCAGCCATGCGGTATCGTCGCTTGAGGCAAGCCTTGGCCTGCGTCTGCTTCATCGTACCACCCGCAGCGTTTCGCCGACAGAGGAGGGAAGGCGGCTTCTCGAAACACTGGGACCGGCACTTGCGGATATCGACACGGTCATCGAGACACTTGCCGAGCATGGCGGAAGGCCCGCTGGCCCCTTGCGTATCACCCTGCCACGGCTTGCCGCCGAGGACCTCATCGTGCCCCGGCTGGGCGAGTTCCTGCGGCTCTATCCCGATATTTCACTCGAAATCTCCACGGATGATCGCTTCGAAGATATCGTCGCGAAAGGTTTCGATGCGGGCCTGCGGCTCGGGGAGCATCTCGATGCGGATATGATTGCGGTGAAAGCCAGCGGTGCATGGCGCGGCGCGATTGTTGGCGCGCCCTCCTATTTCGCAGAGAATCCACCGCCGGAGGACCCAAGGGATCTCATCCGGCATCGCTGCATTCGCCGGCGTTTCGCCAGCGGCCTTATCTATCGCTGGGAACTGGAGAAGAACGGCAAGCCACTGGTGGTGGATGTGCAGGGGCCGCTGATCCTGTCGGACCAGAGCCTCATTCGCCGGGCGGCCATCGACGGGGCAGGGCTTGCCTTCGTTTTCGAGCAGCGTGTCGAGGATGACATCAGGGAGGGCAGGCTTGTCCGTGTGCTGGAGGACTGGTGCGCGCCGTTTGACGGTTTTTACATCTATTATCCCTCGCGCCGGCAGATGAGGCCGGCGCTGAGGGCTTTCGTGGATTTCTTCCGCTTCAGGGGGTGA
- a CDS encoding cysteine hydrolase family protein, with product MSSSQTALLVIDVQESFRHAPYFEESGLAAYLEKQQALIDGAKAAGIPVVQIFHVDGDRAFAKESGYIRALEGVRISPDVTFHKSRHSAFAGTGLEIWLTQKGINRLIVSGIRTEQCCETTTRHASDLGYSVDYVTEATLTFPMTHASGTLFSPDDIRKRTELVLAGRFARITTVDGALAGVKEAA from the coding sequence ATGTCCTCTTCTCAGACAGCTCTTCTTGTCATCGATGTTCAGGAATCCTTCCGGCATGCGCCCTATTTCGAAGAAAGCGGACTGGCTGCCTATCTGGAAAAGCAGCAGGCACTGATCGACGGCGCCAAGGCGGCGGGAATTCCCGTCGTGCAGATCTTCCACGTGGATGGCGACCGGGCCTTCGCAAAGGAAAGCGGTTACATCCGCGCGCTGGAGGGTGTGCGAATTAGCCCTGATGTCACTTTTCACAAGAGCCGCCATTCCGCTTTCGCCGGCACCGGCCTCGAAATCTGGCTGACGCAGAAGGGCATCAACCGGCTGATCGTCTCCGGCATCCGCACCGAACAATGCTGCGAAACCACCACCCGGCACGCTTCGGACCTCGGCTACAGCGTCGATTACGTTACCGAGGCGACGCTCACCTTTCCGATGACGCATGCTTCCGGCACCTTATTCAGCCCGGACGATATCCGTAAACGGACAGAACTGGTGCTCGCCGGCCGCTTCGCCCGGATCACGACCGTCGATGGAGCGCTGGCAGGCGTGAAAGAGGCGGCCTGA
- a CDS encoding serine/threonine protein phosphatase, with translation MVVAASEAEKVKGFHVHLEDGDIAALMQALLKSERRVQKLELSTTTVWIKRQGTETPSWWIKLQTFLAKLLPYTFMRPSPPLDGAGLMRRELETLHVFKARGFLVPPVIYSSLTAVVLGDVGPTVMERMDAMKVATPVEHDALLVKSAEALGELHAAGLCHGRPHVRDFFIQDGRIGFMDFEERPQEVMPLETAQARDVWLLFLQVATRACDAPKTCDAAFARWRENAPPRALEELCRLTGILGRFLPVARLIGRVRMGSDLRRFIMATDYLMNAVNPEAAVKNTGKAGKDD, from the coding sequence ATGGTGGTTGCCGCAAGCGAGGCGGAAAAAGTGAAGGGTTTCCACGTTCATCTTGAAGATGGCGATATCGCGGCCCTGATGCAGGCTCTGCTCAAGAGCGAGCGACGGGTGCAGAAACTCGAGCTTTCCACAACGACCGTCTGGATCAAGCGTCAGGGCACGGAAACGCCGTCCTGGTGGATAAAGCTGCAGACATTTCTCGCCAAACTGCTGCCCTATACCTTCATGCGACCTTCTCCGCCGCTTGACGGCGCAGGCCTGATGCGCCGCGAACTTGAAACGCTTCACGTCTTCAAGGCGCGGGGTTTCCTTGTGCCTCCCGTCATCTATTCCTCGCTGACGGCGGTCGTGCTGGGAGATGTCGGCCCGACCGTGATGGAGCGCATGGACGCGATGAAGGTCGCAACACCCGTGGAGCATGACGCCTTGCTGGTGAAATCCGCCGAAGCGCTCGGCGAGTTGCATGCGGCGGGCCTTTGCCACGGACGGCCGCATGTGCGCGACTTCTTTATCCAGGATGGGCGCATAGGCTTCATGGATTTCGAGGAGCGCCCGCAGGAGGTCATGCCGCTTGAGACGGCGCAGGCGCGCGATGTCTGGCTGCTGTTTTTACAGGTCGCGACCCGGGCCTGCGATGCGCCGAAAACCTGCGATGCGGCCTTTGCCCGCTGGCGCGAAAACGCTCCGCCACGGGCGCTGGAAGAATTGTGCCGTCTGACCGGCATTCTGGGGCGTTTTTTACCGGTTGCCCGGTTGATCGGGCGCGTGCGGATGGGTAGTGATCTGCGACGCTTTATCATGGCGACCGACTATCTGATGAATGCTGTGAACCCCGAAGCCGCTGTTAAAAATACCGGCAAGGCAGGAAAAGATGACTGA
- the rpmI gene encoding 50S ribosomal protein L35, translating to MPKMKTKSAAKKRFKITATGKVVAAAAGKRHGMIKRTNKFIRDARGTMVLAEADGKKVVKNYLPNGL from the coding sequence ATGCCCAAGATGAAGACGAAGTCCGCTGCAAAGAAGCGGTTCAAGATCACCGCTACCGGCAAGGTTGTTGCAGCCGCCGCCGGTAAGCGCCACGGCATGATCAAGCGTACCAACAAGTTCATTCGCGACGCGCGTGGAACCATGGTTCTCGCCGAAGCTGACGGCAAGAAGGTCGTCAAGAACTACCTGCCGAACGGTCTCTGA
- a CDS encoding GNAT family N-acetyltransferase, whose amino-acid sequence MDLAIRDAQPADRPEWLRLWNDYLAFYEVQLAEEVTDHTWARILDPASRVSMRVALLGDRMAGFAIHHYHDSTWVKTPDCYLEDLFVDGAIRGKGTGRALMDDLIAICAEKGWSRLYWNTDESNHRAQKLYDSYVKSDGHIRYRIKF is encoded by the coding sequence ATGGATCTTGCAATTCGCGATGCGCAGCCGGCTGACCGGCCGGAATGGCTGCGCCTGTGGAATGACTATCTCGCCTTCTATGAGGTGCAGCTTGCCGAGGAGGTGACGGACCATACGTGGGCACGTATCCTCGATCCGGCGTCACGCGTTTCCATGCGCGTTGCTCTTCTCGGCGACAGGATGGCGGGCTTCGCCATCCATCATTATCACGACTCCACCTGGGTGAAGACGCCCGACTGCTACCTTGAGGACCTGTTCGTGGACGGCGCGATCCGCGGCAAGGGAACGGGCCGCGCGTTGATGGACGACCTCATCGCCATCTGCGCTGAAAAAGGCTGGTCACGGCTCTACTGGAACACGGACGAAAGCAACCACCGCGCCCAGAAGCTCTACGACAGCTACGTGAAAAGCGATGGTCACATCCGCTATCGCATCAAATTCTGA
- a CDS encoding aldo/keto reductase encodes MKKRTLGNNLSVSALGLGCMGMTHAYSPTGDESSAIATLHRAVELGVTFFDTAEVYGPYNNEILVGKGLKPYRDKVVIATKFGFKIDASKPAGQMMVGTDSRPENVRAVAEASLKRLGVDVIDLFYQHRVDPDVPIEDTVGAMAELVRQGKVKHLGLSEASAETLRKAHSTHPIAAIQSEYSLWTRDVEENGVLETCRELGIGFVPFSPLGRGALTGALKTLDGLASDDFRRGLPRFQSENFDANLALIKLLEDMATEKGVTAGQLALAWVLAQGDFIVPIPGTTKIANLEKNVAAAEVSLTAEEAASLGALLSPAKVAGARYPEQMSRMANR; translated from the coding sequence ATGAAAAAAAGAACCCTTGGAAACAACCTTTCCGTTTCGGCGCTCGGCCTCGGCTGCATGGGCATGACCCATGCCTATAGCCCGACCGGCGATGAGAGCAGCGCGATAGCAACGCTGCACCGCGCCGTCGAACTCGGCGTCACCTTTTTCGATACGGCAGAGGTTTATGGGCCGTACAACAATGAAATCCTCGTGGGCAAAGGCTTGAAGCCCTATCGCGACAAGGTGGTCATCGCCACCAAGTTCGGTTTCAAAATCGACGCCAGCAAACCCGCAGGCCAGATGATGGTGGGCACGGACAGCCGCCCGGAAAATGTGCGCGCCGTTGCCGAAGCCTCCCTCAAACGCCTTGGCGTCGATGTCATCGATCTGTTCTACCAGCATCGCGTCGATCCTGACGTTCCGATCGAAGATACGGTGGGCGCCATGGCGGAACTGGTCCGGCAGGGCAAGGTGAAACACCTCGGCCTTTCGGAAGCGAGTGCCGAAACACTTCGCAAGGCGCATTCCACGCATCCGATCGCGGCCATACAGAGCGAATATTCGTTGTGGACCCGCGATGTGGAGGAAAACGGCGTGCTGGAAACCTGCCGCGAACTTGGCATCGGTTTCGTACCCTTCAGCCCACTTGGACGCGGCGCGTTGACTGGCGCATTGAAGACGCTCGATGGCCTTGCATCCGACGACTTCCGCCGCGGCCTGCCGCGCTTCCAGAGCGAAAACTTCGACGCCAATCTGGCGCTCATCAAGCTTCTGGAGGACATGGCGACTGAGAAGGGCGTGACCGCCGGACAACTGGCGCTGGCCTGGGTTTTGGCGCAGGGCGACTTCATTGTTCCTATTCCCGGCACGACAAAAATCGCCAATCTGGAGAAGAACGTTGCCGCAGCGGAGGTGTCGCTGACAGCAGAAGAAGCCGCCAGCCTCGGGGCGCTGCTTTCGCCTGCAAAAGTCGCCGGCGCACGCTATCCAGAACAGATGTCACGGATGGCCAACCGATAA
- the rplT gene encoding 50S ribosomal protein L20: MARVKRGVTSRAKHTKTLKAAKGFYGRRKNTIRAAKAAVDRSKQYAYRDRKVNKRNFRALWIQRINAAVREFGLTYGRFIDGLNKAGIEVDRKVLSDMAIHEPAAFGALVEAAKKALEYLKDAGTANEFETAVK, from the coding sequence ATGGCACGCGTAAAACGTGGCGTAACTTCCCGCGCCAAGCACACCAAGACACTCAAGGCAGCCAAGGGCTTCTACGGCCGCCGCAAGAACACCATCCGCGCAGCAAAGGCTGCCGTGGATCGTTCCAAGCAGTACGCTTACCGCGACCGCAAGGTCAACAAGCGCAACTTCCGCGCTCTGTGGATCCAGCGTATCAACGCTGCTGTTCGCGAATTCGGCCTGACCTACGGCCGCTTCATCGATGGCCTGAACAAGGCTGGCATCGAAGTCGACCGCAAGGTTCTGTCCGACATGGCTATCCATGAGCCGGCAGCATTCGGCGCGCTCGTTGAAGCAGCGAAGAAGGCGCTTGAGTACCTCAAGGATGCTGGTACGGCCAACGAGTTTGAAACCGCTGTAAAGTAA
- the pheS gene encoding phenylalanine--tRNA ligase subunit alpha, translated as MTELDTLKSQLMSEIAAAADEPAIEAVRVSALGKKGSVSELLKTLGSMTPEERQTRGAAINQLKTEITDLIGERKNGLKDAAIAARLKAETLDVSLPVRQSPAERGRIHPISQIVDEITAIFADMGFSIAEGPDIETDYYNFTALNFPEGHPAREMHDTFFFQPDENGERKVLRTHTSPVQIRTMESQKPPIRIVIPGKTYRQDSDATHSPMFHQVEGLVIDKKAHVGNLRWILEEFCKTFFEVDSVVMRFRPSFFPFTEPSFEVDIQCDRSGPIVKFGEGNDWMEILGCGMVHPNVLRAGGLDPDEYQGFAWGMGLDRIAMLKYGMPDLRDFFNADVRWMNHYGFRPLDMPTLFGGLSV; from the coding sequence ATGACTGAACTTGATACCTTGAAATCGCAACTGATGTCGGAGATCGCCGCCGCTGCCGATGAGCCGGCTATCGAAGCCGTGCGCGTCTCCGCGCTTGGCAAGAAGGGCTCGGTTTCAGAGCTTCTGAAGACGCTGGGATCGATGACGCCGGAAGAGCGCCAGACCCGGGGCGCTGCCATCAACCAGCTGAAGACCGAAATCACCGACCTCATCGGCGAACGCAAGAACGGCCTGAAGGATGCCGCCATTGCCGCGCGCCTGAAGGCGGAAACGCTGGATGTCAGCCTGCCGGTTCGCCAGTCGCCGGCCGAGCGCGGCCGCATTCATCCCATCAGCCAGATCGTCGACGAGATCACTGCGATCTTCGCGGATATGGGCTTCTCGATCGCCGAAGGTCCGGATATCGAAACTGATTACTACAACTTCACGGCGCTGAATTTTCCCGAAGGCCATCCGGCCCGCGAGATGCACGACACGTTCTTCTTCCAGCCGGATGAAAACGGCGAGCGCAAGGTGCTGCGCACCCACACCTCGCCGGTGCAGATCCGCACCATGGAAAGCCAGAAGCCGCCGATCCGCATCGTCATTCCCGGCAAGACCTACCGTCAGGATTCCGACGCCACCCATTCGCCGATGTTCCATCAGGTCGAAGGCCTTGTCATCGACAAGAAGGCGCATGTCGGCAATCTGCGCTGGATTCTGGAAGAATTCTGCAAGACCTTCTTCGAGGTCGACAGTGTCGTCATGCGCTTCCGCCCGTCCTTCTTTCCCTTCACGGAGCCGAGCTTCGAGGTGGATATCCAGTGCGACCGTTCCGGCCCCATCGTCAAGTTCGGCGAAGGCAACGACTGGATGGAAATCCTCGGCTGCGGCATGGTGCACCCGAATGTGCTGCGCGCCGGCGGGCTGGACCCGGACGAATATCAGGGCTTTGCCTGGGGCATGGGCCTCGACCGCATCGCCATGCTGAAATACGGCATGCCGGACCTGCGGGATTTCTTCAACGCCGATGTCCGCTGGATGAACCATTACGGCTTCCGCCCGCTCGACATGCCGACGCTGTTCGGCGGTTTGAGCGTTTAA
- a CDS encoding aldo/keto reductase has product MEKRSLGRTGLSIAPIVFGGNVFGWTADEKTSFALLDAFFDAGFNAIDTADVYSAWVDGHEGGESEAIIGKWLKQSSVKREDAVIVTKVGFDNRGQKTGLSAKWIAEAVEASLKRLQTDYIDLYLAHKPDADVPLEETLAAFAKLKEQGKIRAIGCSNYSASQLQEALDTAAKNDLPRYDVLQPEYNLYNRADFEGPLADLCVAQEIGVINYYSLAAGFLTGKYRAKADTEGVARSYRVGEYVNTRGLAVLGAMDAVAVETGAKLADIALAWLLRKKAVTAPIASATSLSQLESFNRAVDLKLTDEMMTLLDKAGA; this is encoded by the coding sequence GTGGAAAAACGAAGCCTTGGCCGCACCGGCCTCTCCATCGCCCCCATCGTCTTCGGCGGCAACGTGTTCGGCTGGACAGCGGACGAAAAGACTTCCTTTGCCCTGCTCGATGCCTTTTTCGATGCCGGGTTCAACGCCATCGACACGGCAGACGTTTATTCCGCCTGGGTGGACGGGCATGAGGGCGGCGAGTCCGAGGCCATCATCGGCAAATGGCTGAAACAGTCGAGCGTCAAGCGCGAAGATGCGGTGATCGTCACCAAGGTCGGCTTTGACAATCGCGGCCAGAAGACCGGCCTCAGCGCCAAATGGATCGCAGAAGCTGTCGAGGCCTCGCTGAAGCGGCTGCAAACCGACTATATCGACCTTTATCTCGCCCATAAGCCGGATGCGGACGTGCCGCTGGAGGAGACGCTTGCCGCCTTCGCAAAGCTGAAGGAACAGGGAAAAATCCGCGCCATCGGCTGCTCCAACTATTCGGCGAGCCAGCTTCAGGAAGCACTGGATACGGCTGCGAAAAACGATCTGCCCCGTTATGACGTGCTGCAGCCGGAATATAATCTCTACAACCGCGCGGATTTCGAAGGTCCGCTTGCCGATCTCTGCGTCGCCCAGGAAATTGGCGTCATCAATTATTACAGCCTCGCGGCCGGCTTCCTCACCGGGAAATATCGCGCCAAGGCCGATACGGAAGGTGTGGCCCGCAGCTACCGCGTGGGTGAATATGTCAATACGCGCGGCCTTGCCGTTCTGGGCGCCATGGATGCGGTTGCCGTGGAAACCGGGGCCAAGCTTGCCGATATCGCGCTCGCTTGGCTGCTGCGGAAGAAGGCCGTGACGGCGCCGATCGCCAGCGCCACCAGCCTGTCGCAACTCGAAAGCTTCAACCGCGCCGTCGATCTGAAGCTGACGGATGAGATGATGACGCTGCTCGACAAGGCGGGCGCGTAA